A genomic region of Fluviispira vulneris contains the following coding sequences:
- a CDS encoding BMP family lipoprotein — translation MSPNCTFKKAGLLLFPLLSMSTISPLNLYASESSKTSESSKTSTPPKICMVLDKGGKDDKSFNESAVTGFNRALKELPISQSSKFVEPKNDAQIYPFFRSFATSAKCDLIIAIGYNPSEYVPELAAKYPDKKFLAVDTNLEDKNTAKNIRSITFAEHDGSFLVGAIAAMKSKTGKIGFVGGMDIPLIHRFETGYSAGAKYINSKIKITTAYVGITTDAWNNPAKAKELAHAQYNEGNDVIFQVAANSGQGVFDSAEQMNKQSKTKHYAIGVDTNQNWIKPKIILTSMVKRVDNAVYFAIKDFTNGTFTTDHTAFNLKDGGVDWAYDQYNKKFFTEAQVNEINEIKEKIINGKIIVPDYYKLDKK, via the coding sequence GTGTCTCCTAACTGTACCTTTAAAAAAGCGGGATTATTACTTTTTCCTCTCCTAAGCATGTCGACAATCTCCCCTTTGAATCTTTATGCATCCGAATCCTCTAAAACATCAGAATCCTCTAAAACATCAACTCCCCCCAAAATTTGCATGGTTCTGGACAAGGGGGGTAAGGACGATAAGTCCTTCAATGAATCCGCGGTTACAGGCTTTAATCGCGCTCTAAAAGAACTTCCTATCAGTCAGAGCAGTAAGTTTGTGGAACCCAAGAATGATGCTCAAATATATCCTTTTTTTAGGAGTTTTGCCACATCTGCGAAATGTGATTTAATCATCGCCATTGGCTACAACCCCTCAGAATACGTTCCTGAACTCGCCGCCAAGTACCCCGACAAGAAATTTCTCGCTGTCGATACAAACTTAGAAGACAAAAATACTGCAAAAAACATTCGATCCATCACGTTCGCTGAACATGATGGTTCTTTTTTAGTTGGTGCTATTGCAGCTATGAAATCAAAGACAGGGAAAATAGGTTTTGTGGGTGGAATGGATATACCCCTTATCCATCGCTTTGAGACGGGATATTCTGCAGGTGCAAAATATATTAACTCAAAAATTAAAATCACCACTGCATACGTTGGTATAACAACAGATGCATGGAACAATCCCGCAAAAGCGAAAGAGTTGGCCCACGCACAATACAATGAAGGCAATGATGTTATTTTCCAAGTTGCTGCCAATTCAGGGCAAGGTGTTTTTGATTCTGCAGAACAGATGAATAAACAATCAAAAACAAAACACTATGCGATTGGTGTTGATACAAATCAAAATTGGATCAAGCCAAAAATCATTTTGACCAGTATGGTTAAAAGAGTAGACAATGCAGTTTATTTTGCAATTAAAGATTTTACGAACGGAACATTTACCACAGACCACACAGCTTTTAACTTAAAAGATGGTGGAGTTGATTGGGCTTATGATCAATATAATAAAAAATTCTTTACAGAAGCACAGGTAAATGAGATTAATGAAATCAAAGAGAAAATAATTAATGGAAAAATAATTGTTCCTGATTATTATAAATTAGATAAAAAATAA
- the tadA gene encoding tRNA adenosine(34) deaminase TadA produces MSTTKSTTQSLNHQVYMEKCIELAKKASELGEVPVGAMIVNAHGEIISEAYNLRETENQATAHAELIAIELACKKLGRWRLSDCSLYVSLEPCFMCAGAIILARIPNIIFAACDPKAGAVGSLDNILNDKRLNHQCEITQGICSEESSMLLKSFFKARRKK; encoded by the coding sequence TTGTCTACTACAAAATCCACAACTCAAAGTTTAAATCATCAAGTGTACATGGAAAAGTGTATTGAACTTGCAAAAAAAGCTTCGGAATTGGGCGAAGTTCCCGTCGGCGCCATGATCGTTAATGCGCATGGCGAAATTATTTCTGAAGCTTACAATCTTCGGGAAACGGAAAATCAAGCGACCGCCCATGCGGAGCTTATCGCAATTGAGCTTGCATGTAAAAAACTTGGGCGCTGGCGTTTAAGCGATTGCAGTCTTTATGTGAGTCTAGAACCCTGTTTTATGTGTGCCGGAGCTATAATACTTGCGAGAATCCCAAATATTATCTTTGCTGCCTGCGATCCGAAGGCAGGAGCTGTTGGAAGTCTAGATAACATTTTAAATGACAAGCGCTTAAACCATCAATGCGAAATCACTCAAGGCATTTGCTCCGAAGAGTCCTCAATGCTGCTCAAAAGCTTTTTCAAAGCACGGCGAAAAAAATAA
- a CDS encoding sugar phosphate nucleotidyltransferase, with protein sequence MEAPYQFNGLAIGVVLAAGMGKRMNSHLPKVAHVLFGKPLVIWAIESLIEAEVKRIIVVISPKQKLVEEIIAQHTFPKDIKINFAYQENPLGTGHAAACGVEAVKKYFTNEIENNVKTNIIITPGDSPGVEGETFKTFLKTHAEQNNSFTIMTFKAKNPFGYGRILTDSHKEFIAIREEKDCNEDEKKIDLCNSGFLCANLNDLDAILAKLNNTNAAKEYYLTDAPEISKKLGNKVGYMIGQDESEFLGINSQEQLAEMEVKFQNKYANLK encoded by the coding sequence GTGGAAGCCCCTTACCAATTCAATGGCTTAGCTATTGGTGTTGTTCTGGCTGCAGGGATGGGGAAAAGAATGAATTCCCATTTACCAAAAGTAGCCCATGTTCTGTTTGGCAAACCATTGGTTATTTGGGCTATAGAATCGCTCATAGAGGCTGAAGTTAAGAGAATTATTGTTGTTATCTCTCCTAAGCAAAAACTCGTCGAAGAAATCATTGCACAGCATACATTTCCAAAAGATATTAAAATTAATTTTGCCTATCAAGAAAATCCCTTGGGGACGGGACATGCTGCTGCCTGTGGGGTAGAAGCGGTAAAAAAATATTTTACAAACGAAATTGAAAATAATGTAAAGACAAACATTATTATTACTCCAGGTGACAGCCCTGGTGTTGAGGGTGAAACCTTTAAAACATTCCTCAAAACCCATGCAGAACAGAATAATTCATTTACTATCATGACTTTTAAGGCTAAAAATCCTTTTGGCTATGGACGTATTTTAACAGATAGTCATAAAGAATTCATAGCTATTCGAGAAGAAAAAGATTGTAATGAGGATGAGAAAAAAATTGATCTGTGTAATTCAGGATTTTTATGTGCGAATTTAAATGACTTAGATGCTATTTTAGCTAAGCTCAATAATACAAATGCAGCGAAAGAATATTATTTAACTGATGCTCCTGAAATTTCTAAAAAATTAGGGAATAAAGTTGGTTATATGATAGGCCAAGATGAAAGTGAATTTTTAGGGATCAATTCCCAAGAGCAATTGGCAGAAATGGAAGTCAAATTCCAGAACAAATATGCAAATTTAAAATGA
- the glmS gene encoding glutamine--fructose-6-phosphate transaminase (isomerizing), producing the protein MCGVIGYIGSNATPEFFYNGLKRLEYRGYDSAGIAMMNSDGVFIQRAEGKLNNLQNKLAQLPASTKIGIGHTRWATHGKPTESNAHPHRSENIILLHNGIIENYKPLKDFLITKGYKFQSETDTEVAVHLLNHEYKKLTQEKNNFERMKKAIYSLVSQIHGAFAFGILCTDVPDTLFVIKYGSPIVLGLGKNENYMASGITALVDHTRSIIIMEDKEIAFLNAEGISIVDFAGKEVSRKPIEISWSTAMLDKNGYDHYMLKEIHEQPQAVAQTINGRLDRDSGKINLENYGLSNINLKEIERIQIVACGTSYYAGCLARYFIEKFTRIPVEVDLASESRYRTPTVTTKTLSVALSQSGETIDTLQAIKFAKENGAKTLAIVNMPGSTIAHNCHDESLIYAGPEVGVASTKALSAQISSLIILGLALAQEQKKLSTEKIAEYINELVKIPSLLEKTLTLSSYIEKISKKFYNSQSILFIGRGPQWFVAMEGALKLKELSYIHAEGYAAGELKHGPIALIDENIWSICVAPKDSYYEKTISNIEEIRARGGKILAVGTEGDVNLKSISDEFIGVPECSELIQPFLTTVPLHLLSYWVAVKKGTDVDQPRNLAKSVTVE; encoded by the coding sequence ATGTGCGGTGTGATTGGGTATATCGGCTCGAATGCTACTCCTGAATTCTTTTACAATGGACTGAAACGTCTTGAGTATAGAGGGTATGACTCTGCTGGTATTGCAATGATGAATTCCGATGGAGTTTTTATTCAGCGAGCTGAAGGTAAATTAAATAATTTACAAAATAAATTAGCACAACTTCCAGCGAGTACAAAAATAGGTATAGGTCACACACGTTGGGCAACTCATGGTAAACCAACAGAGAGTAACGCTCATCCTCACCGCTCAGAAAATATAATTTTATTACACAATGGGATTATTGAAAATTATAAACCATTAAAAGATTTTTTAATCACTAAAGGCTATAAATTCCAGAGTGAAACCGATACCGAAGTAGCAGTGCATTTATTAAATCATGAATATAAAAAATTGACACAAGAGAAGAATAATTTTGAGCGTATGAAAAAGGCTATTTATTCTTTAGTTTCTCAAATCCACGGAGCATTTGCTTTTGGGATTTTATGCACCGATGTGCCCGATACTTTATTTGTTATAAAATATGGTTCCCCAATTGTTCTAGGGCTAGGAAAAAATGAAAACTATATGGCTTCGGGCATAACGGCTCTTGTCGATCACACCCGTTCTATCATTATCATGGAAGATAAAGAAATTGCTTTCTTAAATGCAGAAGGAATTTCCATTGTCGATTTTGCAGGTAAAGAAGTGTCAAGAAAGCCAATTGAAATTTCTTGGTCTACAGCTATGCTCGATAAAAATGGTTATGATCATTATATGCTAAAAGAAATCCATGAGCAGCCACAGGCGGTTGCGCAGACAATCAATGGTCGACTCGATCGTGATTCAGGTAAAATAAACCTTGAAAATTATGGCTTATCTAACATAAACTTAAAAGAAATTGAGCGCATTCAAATAGTAGCTTGTGGGACAAGTTATTATGCAGGATGTTTGGCTCGTTACTTTATTGAAAAATTTACAAGAATTCCTGTTGAAGTGGATCTCGCGAGTGAATCAAGATACAGAACTCCGACTGTAACAACTAAGACATTAAGTGTCGCTCTTTCACAAAGTGGGGAAACAATTGACACTTTGCAAGCAATAAAATTTGCCAAAGAAAATGGTGCAAAAACACTTGCGATTGTGAACATGCCTGGAAGCACAATTGCACATAATTGTCATGATGAAAGTCTTATCTATGCTGGACCTGAGGTGGGAGTTGCGAGCACAAAAGCTCTGTCTGCACAAATCAGTTCTCTTATTATTTTAGGTTTAGCTCTAGCGCAGGAACAAAAAAAGCTTTCAACTGAGAAAATTGCTGAATATATCAACGAGCTCGTTAAAATTCCAAGTTTACTAGAGAAAACATTGACTCTATCGAGTTATATAGAAAAAATTTCTAAGAAATTTTATAATTCTCAGAGCATTCTTTTTATAGGTAGAGGGCCGCAATGGTTTGTCGCAATGGAAGGCGCACTCAAACTCAAAGAATTATCTTATATTCACGCAGAAGGTTATGCTGCGGGTGAACTTAAGCATGGGCCCATTGCTCTAATTGATGAAAATATATGGTCCATTTGTGTTGCACCGAAAGACAGTTATTACGAAAAAACAATAAGCAATATTGAAGAAATTCGTGCACGCGGCGGAAAAATATTAGCAGTGGGCACAGAAGGAGATGTAAACTTAAAAAGTATTTCCGACGAATTTATCGGGGTGCCAGAATGTTCAGAGCTTATTCAACCCTTTTTAACTACAGTTCCGCTGCATTTGTTATCTTATTGGGTGGCGGTTAAAAAAGGAACAGATGTCGATCAACCACGAAATTTAGCAAAAAGTGTTACAGTAGAATAA
- a CDS encoding methylglyoxal synthase — MSSSQYKKINMPERKNIVLIAHDNKKRELLEWAVLHAKELAKHNLYATGTTGKLLERETGLDVTCFESGPLGGDMQAGAYIADGKLDLVLFFWDPLAAQPHDPDVRALLRVAVVWNVPLACNQSSADFLISSPYFSGKYLKTVTDFTVYKNRKNP, encoded by the coding sequence ATGAGCAGCTCTCAATATAAAAAAATCAATATGCCTGAGAGAAAAAATATTGTCCTTATTGCTCATGATAACAAAAAAAGAGAGTTATTGGAGTGGGCTGTTTTACATGCGAAAGAACTTGCTAAACATAACCTTTATGCCACAGGCACCACAGGAAAACTTTTAGAGCGTGAAACAGGACTTGATGTTACGTGTTTTGAAAGCGGTCCATTGGGTGGGGACATGCAAGCGGGTGCTTACATTGCGGATGGAAAACTCGACCTTGTGCTTTTTTTCTGGGATCCGCTTGCAGCCCAACCACATGATCCCGATGTTCGGGCGTTATTAAGAGTGGCTGTGGTGTGGAACGTGCCGCTTGCCTGCAATCAGTCTTCTGCTGATTTCCTGATATCATCGCCCTATTTTTCTGGAAAATATCTAAAAACAGTGACCGATTTCACTGTGTATAAAAATAGAAAAAACCCTTAA
- a CDS encoding GNAT family N-acetyltransferase: MENIVFNENKLRVAEKDKKVLGVLAINLMTFEHLYLAPDAQYLGIGLKLLIEYQETENKLKLWVFKKINALFFFINEVVSKKLKKQMVRETKKKFQTQETFGKNRK; this comes from the coding sequence ATGGAAAATATTGTCTTTAATGAAAACAAACTCAGAGTTGCAGAAAAAGATAAAAAAGTGCTTGGGGTTTTAGCAATTAATTTAATGACATTTGAGCACTTATATTTAGCTCCTGATGCACAGTATCTTGGGATCGGACTGAAATTGTTAATTGAATACCAAGAGACTGAAAACAAACTGAAACTTTGGGTTTTCAAGAAAATAAACGCGCTATTCTTTTTTATAAACGAAGTAGTTTCAAAAAAGCTGAAAAAGCAAATGGTGCGCGAAACAAAGAAAAAGTTCCAGACGCAAGAAACATTTGGTAAAAATAGAAAATAG
- a CDS encoding sensor histidine kinase, producing the protein MNITKDLNWIVFAFMYILLPFLIIKYFDLSREITFGVFQIISEIAVILVLIYYRVYLFNFFSKKEFILFIVCFSSAIGADFLYMNNLTDFNKNNFIMAFIQEIFVEDFLFMVFMSTMLIFLFKRMKNIFFNNKISIIIAMISGLIYLLISIKFAIKSHFSPMISNPDYLQFYSCMIISLIESVKVGLIIAMSARTNKWSDFLFLQAILLLCFSELGISYTEIIVVDHLYGTSAFEAGWFVGILTICILIFKEKGMPKFKKEDFADNYSLRTIMSISILLGMTVFYCVLSYLKIIKLIEVEHVLEIILISFLVWFFANLVSMQFSKILVNISKNVIKLNHLPISIPKKNENIGTNLFIRPSYDGIYETQKIVNNYLKLSQEANEVFQKYTEQTKNLTFSKIANKVSHDIRSPLDVLSILVKHNLQELTEEKRIMIRKQIGRMRDIANDLLSKSREDLNNFDKINRIEQLNSILEEIISEKRLNFFHFKNLVIEGDIYEENNYGLFSKLNYSDLKRILSNLINNAFEALPNGEGRILVKLRTHTKDRIYITVEDNGKGIPLEVLNQIGVEGVSYNKKFGRGLGLFHALSTVREWGGLLLIHSEVDIGTKITLDLARAEEPIWFVAKITILNNQTIIIIDDEKNIHEVWDKRFKNLVLSEHRVKIIHFTNPASFREWAHLNFETLKDSLCFCDYEFYGFKESGLDLFEKYDMKKSIIVTSHYENEEIIQRCEKMGIGLIPKNLVHFVPLSIEK; encoded by the coding sequence ATGAATATAACGAAAGATCTTAATTGGATAGTATTTGCTTTTATGTATATTTTATTACCGTTTTTAATAATAAAATATTTCGATTTATCAAGGGAAATTACTTTTGGAGTTTTTCAAATTATTTCTGAAATTGCTGTGATTTTAGTTTTAATTTATTATCGTGTATATTTATTTAATTTTTTTAGCAAAAAAGAATTTATTTTATTTATAGTTTGTTTTTCGAGCGCAATTGGCGCTGATTTTTTATATATGAATAATCTAACTGATTTTAATAAAAATAACTTTATAATGGCGTTTATACAAGAAATATTTGTAGAAGATTTCTTATTTATGGTATTTATGTCAACAATGCTGATTTTTTTATTTAAACGAATGAAAAACATATTTTTTAACAACAAAATATCTATTATTATTGCTATGATATCTGGATTAATTTATCTTTTAATTAGTATTAAATTTGCTATTAAAAGTCATTTTTCCCCAATGATTAGCAATCCGGATTATTTACAATTTTATAGTTGCATGATTATATCACTCATAGAATCTGTTAAGGTTGGTTTAATTATAGCAATGAGTGCAAGAACAAATAAATGGAGTGATTTTTTGTTCTTACAAGCAATACTTTTACTCTGCTTTTCTGAACTTGGTATAAGTTATACAGAAATAATTGTTGTAGACCACTTATACGGAACTTCGGCATTTGAAGCTGGATGGTTTGTTGGCATTTTAACAATATGTATACTTATATTTAAAGAAAAAGGAATGCCCAAATTTAAAAAAGAAGATTTTGCGGATAATTATAGCTTAAGGACAATAATGTCCATTTCTATTTTGTTAGGTATGACAGTATTTTATTGTGTTTTAAGTTATTTAAAAATTATTAAATTAATAGAAGTTGAACATGTTTTAGAAATTATTTTAATAAGTTTTTTAGTTTGGTTTTTTGCAAATTTAGTTTCAATGCAATTTTCTAAAATATTGGTAAATATAAGTAAAAATGTTATTAAACTTAATCACCTCCCAATAAGCATACCTAAAAAAAATGAAAACATTGGGACAAATCTTTTTATTAGACCTTCGTACGATGGAATCTATGAAACACAAAAAATAGTAAATAATTATTTAAAACTTTCTCAAGAAGCAAATGAAGTATTCCAAAAATATACTGAACAAACAAAAAATTTAACTTTCAGCAAGATTGCAAATAAAGTGAGTCACGATATTAGAAGTCCACTAGATGTATTAAGCATTTTAGTAAAACATAATTTGCAAGAGTTGACTGAAGAGAAAAGAATTATGATCCGGAAGCAGATTGGACGTATGCGAGATATTGCAAATGATCTGTTAAGCAAAAGTAGAGAAGATCTGAATAATTTCGATAAGATTAATCGTATTGAACAATTGAACAGTATATTGGAAGAAATTATATCTGAAAAAAGGCTAAATTTCTTTCATTTTAAAAATCTTGTAATTGAAGGTGATATCTATGAAGAGAATAACTATGGGTTATTTTCAAAACTGAATTATTCAGATTTAAAAAGAATTTTATCTAATCTTATAAACAATGCTTTTGAAGCATTGCCAAATGGTGAAGGCAGAATTTTAGTAAAATTAAGAACTCACACAAAAGATAGGATCTATATAACAGTAGAAGATAATGGTAAAGGTATTCCTTTAGAAGTTCTAAATCAGATTGGAGTTGAAGGTGTTAGTTATAATAAGAAGTTTGGAAGAGGACTGGGCTTATTCCATGCTCTGTCTACTGTTCGTGAGTGGGGTGGGCTTCTTCTCATTCATTCTGAAGTAGATATTGGTACAAAAATAACATTAGATTTAGCAAGAGCAGAAGAGCCAATATGGTTTGTAGCAAAAATTACGATTTTAAATAATCAAACAATTATTATTATTGATGATGAAAAAAATATACATGAAGTATGGGATAAGCGTTTTAAAAACCTAGTTCTATCTGAACATAGAGTTAAAATTATTCATTTTACCAATCCAGCATCCTTCAGAGAATGGGCTCATTTGAATTTTGAAACTTTAAAAGACAGCTTATGTTTTTGTGATTATGAATTTTATGGGTTTAAAGAAAGTGGTCTTGATCTATTTGAAAAGTATGACATGAAAAAATCAATTATAGTGACATCGCATTATGAGAATGAAGAAATAATTCAGAGATGTGAAAAAATGGGAATAGGATTAATACCGAAAAATCTTGTACATTTTGTTCCACTATCCATAGAAAAGTGA
- a CDS encoding NGG1p interacting factor NIF3: MYKIYFFVPKTHVEKVKNAMFAKGAGQIGNYSCCAWQTLGEGQFMPLKSSNPFLGELNKLEKVPEYKVEMICPEKNIRDVIIALKTSHPYEEPAYEVVRIEDF, translated from the coding sequence ATGTATAAAATATATTTTTTTGTTCCGAAAACACACGTTGAAAAAGTTAAAAATGCTATGTTTGCTAAAGGTGCTGGGCAGATAGGGAATTATAGCTGCTGTGCTTGGCAAACTTTAGGCGAAGGACAGTTTATGCCTTTAAAGAGCAGCAATCCATTTTTAGGTGAACTAAATAAACTCGAAAAAGTACCTGAATACAAAGTTGAAATGATATGTCCAGAGAAAAATATTCGAGATGTAATTATAGCATTAAAGACAAGTCATCCATATGAAGAGCCTGCATATGAAGTTGTTCGTATTGAAGATTTCTGA
- a CDS encoding substrate-binding periplasmic protein, producing MNKKITIQSIFMKLIIILFYVNFACASDKPTCFKEFSVAYYENGYYFIQKSNEGINKYLFQELSKRSGCKIVEHTAPRARIWEDLKYGRLDFGTNAIINKEREIYAYFSSYATIKNYALIRKELKDKTMEGFLENKNAVFGVIRGYIHASKKLDDFVDKMRQLNRLEESTNQEQLYLKLNKNHIQGIFVPYGSYKRYSNEINGLNKETIMTDWIPEEKFLTSNIMFSKKVFSKSEFNKWDNIIKNMVKDGTLKRIFLKYFTEKEIKKYNLLID from the coding sequence ATGAATAAAAAAATAACTATTCAATCAATTTTTATGAAATTAATTATCATATTATTTTATGTAAATTTTGCATGTGCTTCTGATAAACCAACTTGTTTTAAAGAGTTTAGTGTAGCGTATTATGAAAATGGATATTATTTCATACAAAAAAGCAATGAAGGAATAAATAAATATCTATTTCAAGAATTATCTAAAAGAAGTGGCTGCAAAATAGTTGAACATACAGCACCAAGAGCTAGGATCTGGGAAGATTTAAAATATGGGAGATTAGACTTTGGAACTAATGCTATTATAAATAAAGAAAGAGAAATTTATGCTTATTTTTCTAGTTATGCTACAATAAAAAACTATGCATTGATCCGAAAAGAATTAAAAGATAAAACAATGGAAGGTTTTTTAGAAAACAAAAATGCAGTTTTTGGCGTTATACGTGGTTATATTCATGCAAGTAAAAAGTTAGATGATTTTGTTGATAAAATGAGGCAACTAAACAGATTAGAAGAATCTACAAATCAAGAACAGCTATATTTGAAATTAAATAAGAATCATATACAAGGTATTTTTGTTCCCTATGGAAGTTACAAAAGATATTCTAATGAAATAAACGGTTTAAATAAAGAAACAATTATGACTGATTGGATTCCTGAAGAGAAATTCTTAACTTCTAATATTATGTTTTCAAAAAAAGTATTTTCCAAATCAGAATTTAATAAGTGGGATAATATTATTAAAAATATGGTAAAAGATGGTACCTTAAAGAGGATATTTTTAAAATATTTTACTGAAAAAGAAATAAAGAAATATAACTTATTGATTGATTAA
- a CDS encoding type VI secretion system baseplate subunit TssF, translating into MNTNQHELVRLLTLIRNESLKYSELHPNLLPALMQNSSQLNDPETERLIECFGFMLAQSGENFVNKAKERKYSDLSHFLPEWFEPVSSSTILKAQFNIKSNTKDLYIPEHTQFSLPHIKTNETLKFSNDTPCPIIPLQIEESYFALSEDHYCLNIKSCSI; encoded by the coding sequence ATGAATACGAATCAGCATGAACTTGTTCGACTCTTAACGCTCATCCGCAATGAGTCTTTGAAATACAGTGAACTACATCCCAACTTATTACCTGCTCTTATGCAAAATTCATCGCAATTAAACGACCCAGAAACTGAAAGATTAATTGAATGCTTTGGATTTATGCTTGCCCAGAGTGGAGAAAACTTTGTAAATAAAGCAAAAGAACGGAAATATTCAGATCTCAGTCATTTTTTACCTGAGTGGTTTGAACCCGTAAGTTCATCCACAATATTAAAAGCTCAGTTCAACATAAAAAGTAACACAAAAGATCTATATATACCCGAGCACACACAATTTTCACTGCCACACATCAAGACAAATGAGACTTTAAAGTTCAGCAATGACACTCCCTGTCCAATTATTCCACTTCAGATAGAAGAATCTTACTTTGCCCTTTCTGAGGATCATTATTGTCTAAATATTAAAAGCTGTTCAATATGA
- a CDS encoding HAD family hydrolase, with protein MREYKYIIFDLDGTLCDSNKAVEYCLLKTLENFNIHTHKYEIQRLLSEGHNPQDIFKRLADIKNINNVMDIYKAIYNSGKGNNLSKIYAGTYEILDILKSRDFKIILKSQKNINDMTNTLSFFRLHNYIDLCIAENEEILDRPHLDIFNEIIKNTYTDINTENILMVGDTELDIQFAKNHSIDSCWTTYGYGNVDKCLALEPTYNIESLIFLLEILDF; from the coding sequence ATGCGTGAGTATAAGTATATAATTTTTGATCTTGATGGAACTCTCTGTGATTCAAATAAAGCAGTTGAATATTGTCTGTTAAAAACATTAGAAAACTTTAACATTCACACCCATAAATATGAAATACAAAGACTCCTTTCTGAAGGTCATAATCCTCAAGATATTTTTAAAAGATTAGCCGATATTAAAAATATAAATAATGTAATGGATATATACAAAGCTATATATAATTCTGGAAAAGGCAATAATTTAAGTAAAATATACGCTGGTACATATGAAATTCTTGATATTTTAAAATCAAGAGATTTTAAAATAATTCTTAAGAGTCAGAAAAATATAAATGATATGACCAACACGTTATCTTTTTTCAGATTACACAATTATATTGACTTATGTATTGCTGAAAATGAGGAGATTCTCGATAGACCACACCTTGATATATTCAATGAAATTATAAAAAACACATATACTGATATTAATACCGAAAACATCTTAATGGTTGGTGACACTGAGTTAGATATTCAATTTGCAAAGAATCACTCGATTGACTCTTGTTGGACCACTTATGGATATGGGAATGTCGATAAATGCTTAGCTTTAGAACCTACATACAATATTGAATCGCTAATTTTTCTGCTTGAGATTTTAGATTTTTAA